In the Ensifer adhaerens genome, one interval contains:
- a CDS encoding phosphopentomutase: MTRAIVIVLDSLGIGSAPDAERFGDAGADTFGHIATWCAEHRRPLRLPNLLALGLAHASRRATGRWPQGLVTDPPVCGAYGVARETSLGKDTPSGHWELMGCPVPFEWGYFARNPDLTASVFPPDLMQRWYSICGIESSLFNQHGSGTDVIRDFGDAHVLSGFPICYTSSDSVFQIAAHVEHFGLERLYEICRAAKAIFDEMGIARVIARPFHGVSGNFGRCAGRKDFTTPPPHDTLLDILRDAGREVHAVGKISDIFAGWGITHHHPGADNGSCCSQTLNALEQCGDGGLVFTNLLDFDTMYGHRRDPEGYADALEAFDRFLPQLQSRMRADDMLVLTADHGCDPTWAGSDHTREYVPILFSGHSIEPAMDLGVRETFADVAATLASFLSVHRPLFGRPIVSPIVGSTASECFFV, translated from the coding sequence GAGCACCGTCGTCCGCTGCGACTACCCAACCTGCTTGCTCTTGGGCTGGCCCACGCGTCCCGGCGCGCTACTGGTCGATGGCCTCAAGGCCTTGTCACCGACCCACCCGTATGCGGTGCGTATGGCGTTGCACGCGAAACCAGCCTCGGCAAGGACACACCGAGTGGTCACTGGGAACTGATGGGCTGTCCGGTGCCCTTCGAATGGGGCTACTTTGCTCGCAATCCGGATCTGACGGCGTCCGTTTTTCCACCAGACCTGATGCAGCGTTGGTATTCCATCTGTGGGATAGAGAGCAGCTTGTTCAATCAACACGGTAGTGGCACCGACGTGATCCGTGATTTCGGCGATGCCCACGTACTCAGCGGCTTTCCGATTTGCTATACAAGCAGTGACAGCGTCTTCCAGATAGCGGCGCATGTGGAGCACTTTGGCCTAGAACGGCTGTATGAAATATGCCGTGCGGCAAAAGCGATATTTGACGAAATGGGCATCGCACGGGTGATCGCGCGCCCATTCCATGGCGTATCGGGCAACTTTGGGCGTTGCGCGGGACGCAAGGATTTCACCACGCCGCCACCGCATGACACGTTGCTGGACATTCTCAGGGACGCTGGCCGGGAAGTGCACGCAGTTGGGAAGATCAGCGATATATTTGCAGGTTGGGGAATCACCCACCATCACCCAGGCGCCGACAATGGATCTTGTTGCTCGCAAACCCTCAACGCCCTCGAACAGTGTGGTGACGGTGGTCTTGTGTTCACGAATCTCCTTGATTTCGACACAATGTACGGCCATCGGCGCGACCCCGAAGGCTATGCCGACGCGCTTGAGGCATTTGACCGCTTTTTGCCGCAACTCCAGAGCAGAATGCGCGCCGACGACATGCTCGTACTGACAGCCGACCATGGCTGCGATCCAACCTGGGCAGGATCCGATCACACACGGGAGTACGTCCCAATCTTGTTTTCAGGACATTCGATCGAACCAGCAATGGATCTCGGCGTGAGGGAAACCTTTGCAGATGTGGCGGCGACTTTGGCGTCCTTCCTGAGTGTGCATCGTCCTTTGTTCGGCAGACCGATCGTTTCGCCGATCGTCGGTTCGACGGCATCTGAATGCTTTTTCGTATAG
- a CDS encoding HutD family protein: MEILRSTDYKSMPWKNGKGKTVEIAVFPTGASIDNFDWRISTAIVAESGPFSTFKDIDRTLYVLTGDGIVLSVEGKEDVELSSKSTPHAFPGDVATSARLLGGEVTDFNVMTNRKRSFHRVTPVSVEGEFTIRAEAPLTFIFAASGHVVETTSAKLNYLDGLVLRPGQLVALRSKQRAPVLQIEIFDRCTDGVALTTPTRA; the protein is encoded by the coding sequence TTGGAAATTCTTCGTTCTACCGACTATAAAAGCATGCCGTGGAAGAACGGCAAGGGAAAGACGGTGGAGATCGCCGTCTTCCCGACCGGTGCATCAATCGATAATTTTGATTGGCGCATCAGCACCGCAATTGTCGCGGAAAGCGGGCCTTTCTCGACGTTTAAGGACATCGACCGGACCCTGTATGTTCTGACCGGAGATGGCATTGTACTTTCCGTCGAAGGAAAAGAAGACGTAGAGCTCTCATCCAAGTCAACGCCACATGCCTTTCCAGGCGACGTAGCGACTAGTGCGAGATTGCTAGGCGGTGAAGTCACCGACTTTAACGTCATGACGAACCGAAAGAGGAGCTTTCACCGCGTTACACCGGTATCCGTTGAGGGTGAGTTCACAATCCGGGCAGAAGCGCCACTGACGTTCATCTTCGCAGCCTCCGGGCACGTGGTTGAAACGACGTCAGCAAAATTGAACTACCTTGACGGTCTAGTTCTTAGGCCGGGTCAGCTGGTGGCCCTTCGATCAAAACAGCGTGCCCCGGTGCTGCAGATTGAAATCTTCGATCGTTGCACAGACGGAGTTGCCCTCACCACGCCAACAAGAGCGTGA
- the hutU gene encoding urocanate hydratase produces MNNPRHNIRDVRAPQGTTLNAKSWLTEAPLRMLMNNLDPNVAENPHELVVYGGIGRAARTWADFDKIVETLKDLNDDETLMVQSGKPVGVFRTHKDAPRVLIANSNLVPHWANWDHFNELDKKGLAMYGQMTAGSWIYIGTQGIVQGTYETFVEAGRQHYGGNLKGKWVLTGGLGGMGGAQPLAAVMAGASCLAVECNPDSIDFRLRTRYLDEKAETLDEAMEIIARWTKNGEAKSVGLLGNCAEILPEMVRRGIRPDMVTDQTSAHDPVNGYLPKGWTMAEWKAKRESDPKAVEKAARASMREHVEAMIAFQDMGIPTFDYGNNIRQVAKEEGLENAFAFPGFVPAYIRPLFCRGIGPFRWAALSGDPEDIYKTDAKVKELLPDNKHLHNWLDMARERISFQGLPARICWVGLGDRHRLGLAFNEMVKNGELKAPVVIGRDHLDSGSVASPNRETEAMKDGSDAVSDWPLLNALLNTASGATWVSLHHGGGVGMGFSQHSGVVICADGTDDAAKRLERVLWNDPATGVMRHADAGYEIALDCAKEKGLRLPGILED; encoded by the coding sequence ATGAACAATCCGCGCCACAACATTCGCGACGTGCGCGCCCCCCAGGGCACGACGCTCAATGCCAAGAGCTGGCTGACAGAAGCGCCGCTGCGCATGCTGATGAACAACCTGGACCCGAACGTCGCGGAGAACCCGCACGAACTCGTCGTCTACGGCGGCATCGGCCGGGCGGCGCGCACCTGGGCCGATTTCGACAAGATCGTCGAGACGCTCAAGGACCTGAACGACGACGAGACACTGATGGTGCAGTCCGGCAAGCCGGTCGGCGTCTTCCGCACCCACAAGGACGCCCCGCGCGTTCTGATCGCCAATTCCAACCTCGTGCCGCACTGGGCGAACTGGGATCACTTCAACGAGCTGGATAAGAAGGGTCTTGCCATGTACGGCCAGATGACCGCCGGCTCGTGGATCTATATCGGCACGCAAGGCATCGTCCAGGGCACCTACGAGACCTTCGTGGAAGCCGGCCGCCAGCATTATGGCGGCAACCTTAAGGGCAAGTGGGTGCTGACCGGCGGCCTTGGCGGCATGGGCGGCGCCCAGCCGCTGGCAGCGGTCATGGCCGGCGCCTCGTGCCTTGCCGTCGAATGCAATCCGGACTCGATCGATTTCCGTCTGCGCACCCGCTATCTCGACGAAAAGGCCGAGACGCTGGACGAGGCGATGGAGATCATCGCCCGCTGGACGAAGAACGGCGAAGCCAAGTCCGTCGGCCTGCTCGGCAACTGTGCCGAGATCCTGCCGGAGATGGTCCGCCGCGGCATCCGCCCCGACATGGTCACCGACCAGACCTCGGCACACGACCCGGTCAACGGCTACCTGCCGAAGGGCTGGACGATGGCCGAATGGAAGGCCAAGCGCGAAAGCGACCCGAAGGCTGTCGAAAAGGCCGCACGCGCTTCGATGCGCGAGCATGTGGAAGCGATGATCGCCTTCCAGGACATGGGCATCCCGACCTTCGACTACGGCAACAACATCCGCCAGGTCGCCAAGGAAGAAGGCCTCGAAAACGCCTTCGCCTTCCCGGGCTTCGTTCCGGCCTATATCCGTCCGCTCTTCTGCCGTGGCATCGGCCCGTTCCGCTGGGCGGCCCTGTCCGGCGATCCGGAAGACATCTACAAGACCGACGCCAAGGTCAAGGAACTGCTGCCCGACAACAAGCATCTGCACAACTGGCTGGACATGGCGCGCGAGCGCATCTCCTTCCAGGGCCTGCCGGCGCGCATCTGCTGGGTCGGCCTCGGCGATCGCCACCGCCTCGGCCTCGCCTTCAACGAAATGGTCAAGAACGGCGAACTGAAGGCGCCGGTAGTCATCGGCCGCGACCATCTCGACTCCGGCTCGGTCGCCTCGCCGAACCGCGAGACGGAAGCGATGAAGGACGGCTCTGACGCCGTTTCGGACTGGCCGTTGCTCAACGCTCTGCTCAACACCGCTTCGGGCGCCACCTGGGTGTCGCTGCATCATGGCGGCGGCGTCGGCATGGGCTTCTCGCAGCACTCGGGCGTCGTCATCTGCGCTGATGGCACGGATGATGCGGCCAAGCGCCTGGAGCGCGTGCTCTGGAACGACCCGGCAACCGGCGTCATGCGCCATGCCGACGCGGGTTACGAGATCGCGCTCGATTGCGCAAAGGAAAAAGGCCTGCGCCTGCCGGGCATTCTGGAGGACTGA
- a CDS encoding formimidoylglutamate deiminase: MTAPVQFEAVTHSVYADKVLLEGGWSRDVRITIADGRIKTIEVGVAALPEDERHALIVSGMPNLHSHAFQYGMAGLAERRGPSSDSFWSWREIMYKFALTMSPDQAEAVALRLYVEMLEAGFTRVGEFHYLHHDRDGTHYSNPAEMAVRIASAARRSGIGLTLLPVFYAHSTFGGVQPNEGQRRFIHDPDSFERLIAGCQRAIVDFDGAVLGVAPHSLRAATLEELATVSNLLPDAPVHIHIAEQTKEVEDCVAWSGKRPVDLLLDSQELSSRWCLIHATHMTDDETRRMAAAGAIAGLCPITEANLGDGTFNATVFGNAGGKFGIGSDSNVLIGIADELRQFEYSLRLQHRARNVLAEVEGSTGRALFDGAVEGGNIAMGRPQDGLKVGASADFVSLGLERLGHASDDALLDGWIFAGRTAPVDVWVRGVKQVMGGRHRLRDEAERGYAKALKELLA, from the coding sequence ATGACCGCCCCAGTACAATTCGAAGCAGTGACTCATTCGGTTTATGCGGACAAAGTTCTCCTGGAGGGGGGCTGGAGCCGCGATGTTCGGATCACAATTGCGGACGGCAGGATCAAGACGATTGAGGTCGGCGTGGCTGCTCTCCCTGAGGACGAACGTCATGCGCTTATCGTTAGCGGCATGCCAAACTTACATAGCCATGCATTTCAATACGGCATGGCAGGACTGGCGGAACGCCGCGGTCCGTCCTCCGATTCTTTCTGGAGTTGGCGCGAAATCATGTACAAGTTCGCGCTCACCATGTCGCCTGATCAAGCTGAGGCTGTGGCCTTGCGCCTCTATGTCGAGATGCTGGAGGCCGGCTTCACGCGGGTTGGAGAGTTTCACTATCTCCACCACGACCGCGATGGCACTCACTACTCGAATCCAGCGGAAATGGCAGTGCGCATCGCGTCGGCTGCACGCCGCTCAGGTATCGGACTAACGTTGCTTCCCGTGTTCTACGCGCATTCCACGTTCGGTGGTGTGCAGCCGAACGAAGGGCAGCGCCGTTTTATCCATGATCCGGACAGTTTCGAGCGGCTCATCGCGGGTTGCCAGAGAGCGATCGTGGACTTTGACGGCGCCGTTTTAGGTGTCGCCCCCCACAGTCTTCGTGCGGCGACGCTTGAGGAACTAGCAACCGTATCCAATCTCCTGCCGGACGCGCCGGTCCATATCCATATCGCGGAACAGACGAAGGAAGTCGAAGACTGCGTTGCCTGGTCGGGAAAACGCCCGGTAGATTTGCTTTTGGATAGTCAGGAGTTGTCATCGCGGTGGTGCCTCATTCACGCGACCCACATGACGGACGATGAAACCAGAAGAATGGCCGCCGCTGGAGCAATTGCGGGTCTTTGCCCCATCACAGAAGCCAATTTGGGTGACGGAACCTTCAATGCCACGGTGTTCGGCAACGCTGGCGGAAAATTCGGTATCGGCTCGGATTCAAACGTGCTCATTGGAATAGCTGACGAATTGCGCCAGTTCGAATACTCGTTGCGCCTTCAGCACCGCGCCCGGAATGTTTTGGCGGAAGTCGAAGGGTCGACAGGCAGAGCCTTGTTTGACGGAGCAGTAGAAGGGGGCAACATCGCCATGGGGCGCCCCCAGGACGGCCTGAAAGTCGGCGCATCGGCCGACTTCGTATCGTTGGGCCTTGAACGATTAGGCCATGCCAGCGATGACGCATTGCTTGACGGATGGATTTTCGCGGGCCGCACCGCACCTGTCGATGTGTGGGTGCGCGGCGTTAAGCAGGTCATGGGCGGCCGCCATCGGTTGCGTGACGAGGCTGAGCGTGGGTATGCGAAAGCTCTAAAAGAGCTGCTTGCCTGA
- the hutC gene encoding histidine utilization repressor, which produces MPWIDIDPAVESSANRGKPLYERLKTEIRERVDSGEWPEHTRIPSENELVENFGVSRMTANRALRELAFEGLIVRIQGKGSYVAPKKKSAPFMEVRNIAEEIAERGSTHLSEIVVAQRAICSPELAESLGVEIGAPVFHSIIIHHEDDVPIQMEDRFVNPLVAPDYLAQDFNKSTPNAYLSAVAPITHTEQFVEAALPHPWQCKLMAISRSEPCLLVTRRTWSADQIVTSVRLLYPGSRYRFCSAF; this is translated from the coding sequence ATGCCTTGGATCGACATCGATCCCGCGGTTGAGAGTTCCGCAAATCGAGGAAAACCGCTCTACGAGCGTTTGAAAACAGAAATACGGGAGCGCGTCGACAGCGGCGAATGGCCCGAGCATACTCGTATTCCTTCCGAAAACGAGTTGGTCGAGAACTTCGGCGTGAGTCGAATGACCGCAAACCGTGCGTTGCGAGAGTTGGCCTTCGAAGGCCTAATCGTACGAATTCAGGGTAAGGGCTCTTACGTGGCCCCGAAAAAGAAGAGCGCACCGTTCATGGAGGTGCGTAACATTGCAGAGGAAATTGCCGAGCGGGGCAGTACACACCTCTCCGAAATTGTCGTTGCTCAGCGCGCAATATGCAGTCCGGAATTGGCAGAATCGCTCGGCGTCGAAATTGGGGCACCCGTCTTCCACTCAATCATAATCCACCATGAAGACGATGTGCCGATCCAAATGGAGGACCGCTTCGTAAATCCGCTTGTAGCTCCTGATTATCTAGCGCAGGACTTCAACAAAAGCACGCCGAACGCCTACCTGAGCGCAGTAGCGCCAATCACTCATACCGAGCAATTCGTGGAAGCGGCGCTTCCCCATCCCTGGCAATGCAAGCTCATGGCGATTTCCCGTTCCGAACCGTGCCTGCTGGTTACCCGCCGCACATGGTCGGCAGATCAGATCGTAACGTCTGTGCGCCTCCTGTATCCCGGATCTAGGTACCGGTTCTGCAGCGCGTTTTAG
- a CDS encoding ABC transporter ATP-binding protein, with amino-acid sequence MIVFDDVTKRYAGAAAAVNGLSLEAPKGKLTVFVGPSGCGKTTSLRMVNRLITPTSGKILLDGEPTDRMDVALLRRRIGYVIQHAGLFPHRTVVQNIATTARLNGIPKAKALKTAHELLERVGLTAAFADRYPWQLSGGQQQRVGVARALASDPKYMLMDEPFSAVDPVVRAQLQDEFLRLQRDIGKTIIMVTHDIDEALKLGDQVAVLRTGGTLAQIATPQNLLARPADSFVADFIGRDRGYRILSFAEFDGSLNLVNEPVVSLGVSPEDAKKVALDRWVLVADTSARPIGWADTESLRGRLREGDINLSGTLAPQGSSLRHLLDAALSSPSGRGVVVRETGELVGSVTLKDVVGAIQNPSNRGVA; translated from the coding sequence ATGATTGTCTTTGACGACGTCACCAAGCGTTACGCTGGTGCGGCGGCGGCCGTTAACGGCCTGTCGCTCGAGGCACCAAAAGGTAAGCTTACTGTCTTTGTGGGGCCCTCCGGGTGTGGCAAAACCACATCGTTGCGGATGGTGAACCGGCTGATCACGCCGACATCCGGAAAGATACTCCTCGACGGTGAGCCGACCGATCGCATGGATGTTGCTTTGCTACGTCGCCGAATTGGCTACGTAATCCAGCATGCAGGCCTTTTTCCTCACAGAACGGTTGTCCAAAACATCGCCACGACGGCGAGGTTGAATGGTATTCCGAAGGCGAAGGCCTTGAAAACCGCTCATGAACTCCTTGAGCGCGTCGGTCTGACTGCCGCTTTCGCAGATCGGTATCCTTGGCAACTTTCCGGTGGTCAGCAGCAGCGCGTCGGTGTTGCGCGCGCGCTCGCATCGGACCCCAAGTATATGTTGATGGACGAGCCTTTCAGTGCCGTCGATCCCGTAGTGCGCGCACAGTTGCAGGACGAATTTCTGCGTCTGCAAAGAGATATCGGAAAGACCATCATTATGGTCACACACGATATTGATGAGGCACTGAAGTTGGGGGACCAGGTAGCTGTATTGCGCACTGGTGGCACTCTAGCCCAGATCGCGACGCCGCAAAACCTGCTCGCGCGCCCGGCCGACTCGTTCGTGGCGGACTTTATCGGGCGAGATCGTGGATATCGGATTTTGAGCTTCGCGGAATTCGATGGCTCGTTGAACCTAGTCAACGAACCTGTCGTCTCATTGGGCGTGAGCCCTGAAGACGCAAAGAAAGTGGCGCTTGATCGGTGGGTTCTCGTAGCGGACACCTCCGCGCGCCCGATCGGTTGGGCTGATACCGAAAGCCTTCGTGGCCGGTTGCGAGAGGGAGACATCAACCTTTCCGGCACACTTGCACCCCAAGGAAGCTCCCTGCGTCACCTTCTCGATGCTGCGCTCAGTTCGCCGTCAGGCCGTGGTGTAGTTGTTCGGGAAACTGGCGAGCTAGTGGGGTCCGTAACGCTCAAGGACGTTGTTGGCGCCATTCAGAACCCCTCGAACAGGGGGGTGGCATGA
- a CDS encoding ABC transporter permease, with protein MNFEWLARESGRIGELFLWHLSLSVIPVILGLLLALPLGWLAQRAGPLRTILLGASGLLYTIPSLALFVLLPAVLGTKILDPLNVVVALTIYALALLVRTVSDGLEAVSPEVLQAATAMGYRSIPRFLFVELPLAVPVIAAGLRVAVVSNVSVVSVAALVGTPQLGMLFTQGLQLRFLTPIFVGIALCVVLAALLDGLVVWLAARLTLWQPKGH; from the coding sequence ATGAACTTCGAATGGCTTGCACGTGAATCAGGACGAATTGGCGAGCTGTTTCTCTGGCATCTCAGCCTTTCGGTGATCCCGGTAATATTGGGTTTGTTGTTGGCCCTCCCTTTGGGATGGCTCGCCCAACGGGCCGGGCCCCTTAGGACGATACTGCTGGGCGCGTCAGGGCTCCTCTATACGATACCGTCATTGGCGCTGTTCGTGCTCCTGCCGGCGGTACTCGGGACCAAGATTCTAGACCCGCTCAATGTGGTCGTAGCTTTGACGATCTATGCCCTCGCGCTACTGGTTCGGACTGTATCCGACGGCCTGGAGGCGGTTTCGCCAGAAGTACTTCAAGCTGCAACAGCGATGGGATACCGGAGCATTCCCAGGTTTCTTTTTGTTGAGCTTCCATTGGCGGTCCCGGTGATTGCGGCCGGGTTGCGTGTCGCGGTCGTATCGAATGTGAGTGTTGTCTCGGTGGCTGCGCTCGTGGGAACTCCGCAATTGGGGATGCTCTTCACGCAAGGCCTCCAACTCCGCTTTCTTACGCCGATTTTCGTTGGAATTGCACTCTGTGTCGTTCTCGCGGCCTTGCTTGATGGACTGGTCGTCTGGCTCGCGGCGCGTCTAACGCTGTGGCAACCAAAGGGACACTAA
- a CDS encoding ABC transporter permease, giving the protein MFASLVAWFKDFLHWSGPDGIPVLLVQHLTYSAIALALACAIALPIGLYVGHTRRGVVLVAGAANALRALPSLGLIVLLVILFGPIFASDLAFLVPSLIVLVLLAVPPIMTSTYAGIAAVDPSVVDAARGMGQRPMSILFAVELPCALPLVFSGLRSATLQIISTATIAAFVSLGGLGRLIIDGRAQNDYYQMAAGAILVGALALGVDLIIGVVSRFAVSPGISQRR; this is encoded by the coding sequence ATGTTCGCCTCTCTCGTCGCTTGGTTCAAGGATTTTCTGCATTGGAGCGGTCCGGACGGAATCCCGGTGCTGCTTGTCCAGCACCTAACCTATAGCGCCATAGCATTGGCCTTGGCGTGCGCCATTGCCCTGCCGATCGGTCTCTATGTCGGCCATACGCGTAGGGGTGTCGTCTTGGTTGCAGGAGCCGCAAACGCTCTCAGGGCGCTTCCGAGCCTTGGGTTGATTGTACTGCTAGTAATTCTCTTCGGTCCGATCTTCGCTTCCGATCTGGCATTCCTCGTGCCAAGTTTGATTGTTCTGGTACTGCTCGCCGTACCCCCAATCATGACGTCCACGTATGCCGGGATAGCCGCCGTCGACCCGTCTGTCGTGGACGCCGCGCGTGGCATGGGACAACGGCCGATGAGCATCCTTTTCGCTGTGGAGTTGCCTTGCGCGCTGCCGCTCGTTTTCTCGGGACTTCGGAGCGCGACCCTTCAAATTATTTCCACAGCGACAATTGCAGCCTTTGTCTCTTTGGGAGGCCTCGGACGCCTGATTATCGATGGTAGAGCCCAGAACGACTACTACCAGATGGCGGCCGGAGCGATCCTTGTCGGTGCCCTGGCTTTGGGTGTCGACCTCATAATCGGAGTTGTTTCCCGATTTGCCGTCTCTCCGGGGATCTCGCAGAGACGCTGA
- a CDS encoding ABC transporter substrate-binding protein, translating into MALQIKKTLGPLAFLAIAAFPAFANDPLASDTPSRADTSTIIVGSADFPESQLLATIYAKALSAKGIQTETRLSIGSREVYMPALLDGSIDLLPEYAGATLSYLDKQATAHSPADVATALKAALPEGISMLTPSGAQNSDILAVTKATADKYNLKTIEDLKAHAPELVLGGPPEWKTRKEGVVGLRDVYGLEFHSFKTLDVAGPLTLAALVNGQVQAADMTSTDPAMTANSLVALEDTKNLFPAQNIVPIIATPKVSDDVQKTLDAVSTALTTDDLIKMNGKLAAQEGYDAVASDWLAEKGLN; encoded by the coding sequence ATGGCTTTGCAGATCAAAAAGACCTTAGGCCCACTCGCGTTTCTTGCAATTGCAGCGTTTCCGGCATTTGCGAACGATCCGTTGGCTTCGGACACGCCCTCGCGCGCCGACACCTCGACAATCATCGTCGGGTCCGCAGACTTTCCTGAAAGCCAGCTCCTGGCGACCATCTACGCGAAGGCTCTGTCTGCGAAGGGGATCCAGACCGAGACACGACTGAGCATCGGCAGCAGAGAGGTCTACATGCCGGCACTCCTCGATGGATCTATCGATCTTCTGCCGGAGTATGCAGGCGCAACGTTGAGCTATCTCGACAAACAGGCAACCGCGCACTCGCCTGCAGATGTTGCGACCGCCCTGAAGGCTGCCCTCCCAGAGGGGATTTCGATGCTGACACCTTCAGGGGCGCAGAATTCCGATATTCTTGCTGTGACGAAAGCTACAGCCGACAAGTACAACCTGAAAACAATTGAAGACCTGAAGGCACATGCCCCCGAACTAGTACTGGGAGGCCCGCCCGAATGGAAAACCCGCAAGGAGGGTGTCGTCGGCCTGCGGGACGTATACGGCTTGGAATTTCATTCGTTCAAGACACTTGATGTCGCGGGACCGCTGACGTTGGCCGCACTCGTCAATGGCCAAGTCCAGGCGGCGGACATGACATCCACTGATCCGGCAATGACAGCCAACAGCCTCGTTGCGCTGGAGGATACGAAGAACCTCTTCCCCGCGCAGAACATCGTGCCGATCATTGCTACACCCAAGGTCAGCGACGACGTCCAAAAGACGCTTGATGCCGTCTCGACGGCTCTGACCACGGACGATCTCATCAAGATGAACGGCAAACTCGCGGCTCAGGAAGGCTATGACGCCGTTGCCAGTGATTGGTTGGCTGAAAAGGGTTTGAACTAA
- a CDS encoding HAL/PAL/TAL family ammonia-lyase: MSVESRTEAAPVTPSVRLGAKHVGVAEIAAIADGMPIVLDEAGLERVSASHNHIRQAMESGQAIYGLTTGVGDLYSVTLRPDEIARAQLNMLKSHASGVGEPLSRRNVRAIMAAQLVAFLQGFSGISRLLVTTMVEMLNRGVTPWAPISGSVGYLIATSHIGLSIFGHGRSWFEGELLPGAEALRRAGIAVNDPGPREGHALISNAYEITGLGALAVHQVERLVELADVAGAMSIEALRGNTRGFDPRLHSMRPHVGQVATAARLIDLLADSAIMEANRDHRLQDALSLRCMPQVHGAARDAIDYVKRIIETEIGSVTDNPVFVFEDNELRALPGGNGHGAPTAIALDFLAIAIASLSTISQARSDRLTNHHMSGLPAFLASGSGAHSGFMIPPYSAAGLAADNRMYAAPATVHTVPTCAGQEDHVSMGVAAARKAMSAAENLAGILSIEFLCAAEALEFHRPLRAGRGTGAALTEIREVVSPRDEDREMYPDLQAVRNLIDNGRLANAVSNALSSQTRL; this comes from the coding sequence GTGTCCGTCGAGAGCAGAACGGAGGCAGCGCCGGTGACTCCGAGTGTGCGCCTGGGCGCAAAACATGTCGGCGTGGCGGAAATCGCCGCAATTGCTGACGGCATGCCTATCGTCTTGGATGAGGCGGGTCTTGAGCGCGTGAGCGCGAGCCACAACCACATTCGTCAGGCGATGGAAAGCGGGCAGGCGATCTACGGGCTGACTACCGGGGTCGGCGATCTCTATTCCGTAACGCTTCGGCCTGACGAAATTGCACGCGCCCAACTCAATATGCTCAAGAGCCACGCAAGCGGAGTCGGAGAGCCACTCTCGCGTCGGAACGTGAGGGCCATTATGGCCGCGCAGCTTGTTGCTTTCCTGCAGGGATTCAGCGGAATCTCTCGGTTGCTCGTGACGACGATGGTCGAAATGCTCAATCGCGGCGTTACGCCCTGGGCTCCCATCAGCGGGTCTGTTGGATACCTGATCGCGACCTCGCACATTGGCCTGTCAATTTTTGGTCACGGTCGATCTTGGTTCGAGGGAGAGCTACTGCCCGGTGCGGAAGCTTTGAGACGCGCAGGCATCGCTGTCAACGATCCCGGACCTCGCGAAGGGCATGCTTTGATCAGCAATGCCTACGAAATCACTGGCCTCGGCGCACTCGCAGTCCATCAGGTCGAGCGTCTGGTCGAACTCGCAGATGTGGCCGGTGCCATGAGCATCGAAGCGTTGCGCGGCAATACCCGGGGCTTCGATCCGCGACTGCACAGTATGAGGCCCCATGTCGGCCAAGTAGCAACGGCTGCTCGCCTCATCGATCTGCTCGCTGACAGCGCTATTATGGAAGCGAACCGGGACCATCGGCTGCAGGATGCACTCAGCCTCCGTTGCATGCCTCAAGTCCATGGCGCAGCCCGTGACGCGATCGATTATGTCAAACGGATTATCGAAACGGAAATCGGATCGGTTACCGACAATCCCGTCTTTGTTTTCGAGGACAACGAACTGCGGGCGTTGCCGGGGGGCAACGGTCATGGCGCGCCGACTGCGATCGCGCTCGATTTCCTGGCAATTGCGATCGCTTCTCTCTCGACGATATCTCAGGCGCGGTCAGACCGACTGACAAACCACCACATGAGTGGCTTGCCTGCTTTCCTTGCGAGTGGCAGCGGCGCACACTCCGGGTTCATGATCCCACCGTACTCTGCGGCGGGTCTTGCAGCCGACAATCGCATGTACGCCGCACCGGCAACGGTTCACACAGTCCCGACTTGCGCGGGGCAAGAGGACCACGTGTCCATGGGGGTCGCAGCAGCCCGCAAAGCTATGTCGGCTGCGGAAAATCTTGCGGGCATTCTCAGCATCGAGTTCCTATGTGCCGCCGAGGCGCTCGAGTTTCATAGGCCCCTGCGAGCCGGTCGCGGTACGGGCGCAGCGTTGACTGAAATCAGAGAAGTCGTGTCCCCACGCGACGAAGACCGCGAAATGTATCCGGATCTGCAGGCGGTCCGAAACCTCATCGACAACGGCAGGCTCGCCAATGCCGTTTCAAATGCCCTTTCCAGTCAAACAAGGCTTTAA